A genomic window from Streptomyces mirabilis includes:
- a CDS encoding DUF4240 domain-containing protein gives MDETEFWELVDTTREAVEGDPEDHADLLVERLVQLDPDAVLDFARHFEARYNRAYRWDLWGAAWVLLDGVSDDAFDFFRCWLIGQGREVFEGAMHDPDSLADLLDDFDEDLDGDGEELGYAADEAYEQLTGVVAPDLGLPPASPEPEGTPLDFENESVLAERYPKLWERFRD, from the coding sequence ATGGACGAGACGGAGTTCTGGGAGCTGGTGGACACGACCCGCGAGGCCGTCGAGGGCGACCCCGAGGACCACGCCGACCTGCTCGTCGAACGGCTCGTCCAGCTGGACCCGGACGCCGTGCTCGACTTCGCCCGTCACTTCGAGGCCCGCTACAACCGCGCCTACCGCTGGGATCTGTGGGGCGCGGCGTGGGTCCTGCTCGACGGGGTGAGCGACGACGCCTTCGACTTCTTCCGGTGCTGGCTGATCGGCCAGGGCCGGGAGGTCTTCGAGGGCGCGATGCACGATCCCGACTCGCTCGCCGACCTCCTCGACGACTTCGACGAGGACCTCGACGGGGACGGTGAGGAGCTCGGGTACGCCGCGGACGAGGCGTACGAGCAGCTGACCGGGGTCGTCGCGCCCGACCTGGGCCTTCCGCCCGCGTCGCCCGAGCCGGAGGGTACGCCGCTCGACTTCGAGAACGAGTCCGTGCTGGCCGAGCGCTATCCCAAGCTGTGGGAGCGCTTCAGGGACTGA
- a CDS encoding MarP family serine protease: MDLLDILLLLVILAYAASGYRRGLVAGCVSLAGFVGGAVIGVWVLPWMMDLVTAGTSAATVTAVLTVLVPAVVGHELAGRLALKLRRELDQGPLRVADGVGGAAANTVAVLLVAWVAASVLGASSSTLITQSIRNSALLGAVQTAMPDTTPTWFSRATSALTEAGFPQVFNPFENEPTAGVAKPSGDSVTAAATSAAKRSTVKIEGAAGNQGREGSGFAYAAQHVMTNAHVVAGIDNPTVRVGGVGRVYSARVVFFDPRKDVAVLYVPDLRVPLLRFDDSAKRGDSAVVAGYPQDGGLDLQAATVAGRINARGQNIYNSSMVTREIYSVRSTVRPGNSGGPLLTTGGRVYGVVFARSTSDNETGYVLTADEVAGDAQRAAAATTPVDTGDLITS; this comes from the coding sequence GTGGACCTGCTCGACATCCTGCTGTTGCTGGTGATCCTTGCTTACGCGGCGTCCGGCTACCGGCGCGGGCTGGTAGCCGGCTGTGTCTCGCTCGCCGGGTTCGTGGGCGGCGCCGTCATCGGCGTATGGGTGCTGCCGTGGATGATGGACCTGGTGACGGCGGGGACGTCGGCGGCGACGGTGACGGCCGTGCTGACGGTGCTGGTACCCGCCGTGGTGGGCCACGAGCTGGCGGGCCGGCTGGCGCTGAAGCTGCGCCGCGAACTGGACCAGGGGCCGCTGCGGGTGGCCGACGGGGTCGGCGGAGCGGCGGCGAACACGGTGGCGGTGCTGCTGGTGGCCTGGGTCGCCGCGAGCGTCCTGGGAGCCTCCTCGTCCACCCTCATCACCCAGTCGATCCGCAACTCCGCGCTGCTGGGCGCCGTACAGACGGCGATGCCGGACACCACGCCCACCTGGTTCTCGCGGGCCACCTCGGCGCTGACGGAGGCGGGCTTCCCGCAGGTCTTCAACCCGTTCGAGAACGAGCCGACGGCGGGTGTCGCGAAGCCCTCCGGCGACAGCGTCACCGCGGCGGCGACGAGCGCCGCCAAGCGCAGCACGGTGAAGATCGAGGGCGCCGCGGGCAACCAGGGCCGGGAGGGCAGCGGGTTCGCGTACGCGGCGCAGCACGTGATGACCAACGCCCACGTGGTGGCGGGCATCGACAACCCGACCGTGCGGGTGGGCGGTGTGGGCCGTGTGTACTCGGCGCGGGTGGTGTTCTTCGACCCGCGCAAGGACGTCGCGGTCCTGTACGTGCCGGACCTCAGGGTCCCCCTCCTGCGTTTCGACGACAGCGCCAAGCGCGGCGACTCGGCGGTCGTCGCGGGCTATCCGCAGGACGGTGGTCTGGATCTCCAGGCGGCCACGGTCGCAGGCCGGATCAACGCGCGGGGCCAGAACATCTACAACTCGAGCATGGTCACCCGGGAGATCTACTCGGTCCGCTCCACCGTCCGCCCCGGCAACTCCGGCGGCCCGCTCCTCACCACCGGCGGCAGGGTGTACGGCGTCGTGTTCGCCCGCTCGACCTCGGACAACGAGACGGGTTACGTCCTGACGGCCGACGAGGTCGCGGGCGACGCCCAGCGCGCGGCGGCCGCGACGACACCGGTGGACACGGGTGACCTGATCACCTCGTAG
- the lipA gene encoding lipoyl synthase, translating to MSAVAPDGRKMLRLEVRNAQTPIERKPEWIKTRAKMGPEYTKMQNLVKSEGLHTVCQEAGCPNIYECWEDREATFLIGGDQCTRRCDFCQIDTGKPEALDRDEPRRVGESVVTMDLNYATITGVARDDLEDGGAWLYAETVRQIHRQTAEREAGRTKVELLAPDFNAEPAQLAEVFSSRPEVFAHNVETVPRIFKRIRPGFRYERSLKVITEARDYGLVTKSNLILGMGETREEVSEALTQLHEAGCELVTITQYLRPSVRHHPVERWVKPHEFVELKEEAEQIGFSGVMSGPLVRSSYRAGRLYQMAIEKRGAYVASQAV from the coding sequence GTGTCCGCAGTCGCACCCGACGGACGCAAAATGCTGCGCCTGGAGGTCCGGAACGCCCAGACCCCCATCGAGCGCAAGCCCGAGTGGATCAAGACCCGGGCGAAAATGGGCCCCGAGTACACGAAGATGCAGAACCTCGTGAAGAGCGAGGGCCTGCACACGGTCTGCCAGGAGGCGGGCTGCCCCAACATCTACGAGTGCTGGGAAGACCGCGAGGCCACGTTCCTCATCGGCGGCGACCAGTGCACCCGGCGCTGTGACTTCTGCCAGATCGACACGGGCAAGCCGGAGGCACTCGACCGCGACGAGCCTCGTCGCGTGGGCGAGTCCGTGGTCACGATGGACCTGAACTACGCCACCATCACCGGCGTCGCCCGCGACGACCTGGAGGACGGCGGAGCGTGGCTGTACGCCGAGACGGTCCGCCAGATCCACCGGCAGACGGCGGAGCGCGAGGCCGGCCGCACCAAGGTCGAACTCCTCGCCCCCGACTTCAACGCCGAGCCCGCCCAGCTCGCCGAGGTCTTCTCGTCGCGCCCCGAGGTCTTCGCGCACAACGTCGAGACGGTCCCCCGGATCTTCAAGCGCATCCGTCCGGGCTTCCGCTACGAGCGCTCGCTGAAGGTCATCACCGAGGCGCGCGACTACGGTCTGGTCACGAAGTCGAACCTCATCCTCGGCATGGGCGAGACCCGCGAGGAGGTCAGCGAGGCTCTCACGCAGCTGCACGAGGCGGGCTGCGAGCTGGTGACCATCACGCAGTACCTGCGTCCCTCCGTGCGCCACCACCCCGTCGAGCGCTGGGTCAAGCCGCACGAGTTCGTGGAGCTGAAGGAGGAGGCCGAGCAGATCGGCTTCTCCGGTGTCATGTCGGGCCCGCTGGTGCGCTCCTCGTACCGCGCCGGCCGGCTGTACCAGATGGCCATCGAGAAGCGGGGCGCGTACGTCGCCTCACAGGCGGTCTGA
- the lipB gene encoding lipoyl(octanoyl) transferase LipB: MSELRFVRMGFGAEAVEYQEAWDEQRRVHAARFLDEVPDTCLLLEHPPVYTAGRRTADSERPLDGTPVVDVDRGGKITWHGPGQLVGYPIQKLPRPVDVVAHLRRLEEVMIRVCAEFGVETSRVEGRAGVWVLGDPVAARPSLGGLSLDFDPRLTDEEFDPRLNGPEYAPSNAGQRREDRKICAMGIRVAKGVTMHGFALNVNPDTSSFDKIIPCGIRDAGVTSLAYELGRDVTIAEVLPVAEKHLRDVLENADLRPREVERASA, translated from the coding sequence GTGAGTGAGTTGCGGTTCGTCCGCATGGGATTCGGTGCCGAGGCCGTGGAGTACCAAGAGGCCTGGGACGAGCAGCGCCGCGTGCATGCCGCCCGTTTCCTGGACGAGGTCCCCGACACCTGTCTGCTCCTGGAGCACCCGCCGGTCTACACGGCGGGCCGGCGTACGGCGGACAGCGAACGACCCCTCGACGGCACGCCCGTGGTCGACGTGGACCGCGGCGGCAAGATCACCTGGCACGGGCCCGGGCAGCTCGTGGGCTACCCGATCCAGAAGCTGCCGCGCCCGGTGGACGTGGTGGCGCACCTGCGGCGGCTCGAAGAGGTCATGATCCGGGTCTGCGCCGAGTTCGGCGTCGAGACCAGCCGGGTGGAGGGCCGGGCGGGCGTCTGGGTCCTGGGCGATCCCGTCGCCGCGCGCCCCTCCCTCGGCGGGCTCTCCCTCGACTTCGACCCGCGGCTGACGGACGAGGAGTTCGACCCCCGTCTGAACGGGCCCGAGTACGCGCCCTCCAACGCCGGGCAGCGGCGCGAGGACCGGAAGATCTGCGCCATGGGGATCCGGGTCGCCAAGGGCGTCACGATGCACGGCTTCGCCCTGAACGTGAATCCGGACACATCCTCTTTCGACAAGATCATCCCGTGCGGGATCAGGGACGCGGGGGTGACGTCCCTGGCGTACGAGCTGGGGCGCGACGTCACCATCGCCGAGGTCCTGCCGGTCGCGGAGAAGCACCTCCGCGACGTCCTGGAGAACGCCGACCTGCGCCCCCGCGAGGTCGAACGGGCCTCGGCCTGA
- a CDS encoding peptidoglycan recognition protein, whose amino-acid sequence MRVFRKARGVRTRLARRVWARRATVVALGCVPGLLAVLALVVCAVGGDRRVVGRERSVAAPLPAGPHRAARPVIVPRSRWLDAGSTHAQPPARYDDHVVAVFVHHTDSPNAYECADVPRIIRSLYAGQTGIRRWDDIGYNFLVDRCGTIYEGRAGGVDRAVTGAHTQGFNHGTAGIAAIGTFGAGTPVPRAMTEAIASLAAWKLGLSDVDPRATVRLVSSNDLSRYTAGTSAVLPTLAGHDAGFMTNCPGAALASQLPRIRSRAAHLQGR is encoded by the coding sequence ATGCGTGTCTTCCGAAAGGCGCGGGGGGTCCGGACGCGGCTCGCGCGGAGGGTGTGGGCGCGGCGTGCCACCGTCGTCGCGCTCGGGTGCGTGCCCGGTCTGCTCGCCGTGCTCGCGCTGGTGGTGTGTGCGGTGGGGGGCGACCGGAGGGTCGTCGGGCGCGAGCGGTCGGTGGCCGCGCCGCTACCCGCGGGTCCGCATCGCGCGGCGCGACCGGTCATCGTGCCTCGGTCGCGGTGGCTGGACGCCGGGAGCACGCACGCGCAGCCGCCCGCCCGCTACGACGACCACGTCGTCGCGGTCTTCGTGCACCACACCGACTCGCCGAACGCGTACGAGTGCGCCGACGTGCCCCGCATCATCCGCTCCCTGTACGCCGGTCAGACCGGCATCCGGCGGTGGGACGACATCGGGTACAACTTCCTCGTCGACCGCTGCGGCACGATCTACGAGGGGCGGGCGGGCGGGGTCGACCGGGCCGTCACCGGAGCGCATACGCAGGGGTTCAACCATGGCACCGCGGGGATCGCGGCCATCGGTACGTTCGGGGCGGGGACGCCGGTGCCGCGGGCGATGACCGAGGCGATCGCTTCGTTGGCGGCGTGGAAGCTGGGGCTGTCCGACGTGGATCCCCGTGCCACGGTGCGGCTCGTCTCCAGCAACGACCTCAGCCGTTACACCGCCGGTACGAGTGCGGTGCTGCCCACGCTGGCCGGCCACGACGCGGGCTTCATGACCAACTGTCCGGGCGCCGCGCTGGCGTCCCAACTCCCCCGAATCCGCTCCCGAGCCGCCCACCTCCAGGGCCGCTGA
- a CDS encoding TIGR01777 family oxidoreductase — MNDSPLAPDSRRSRVAIAGASGLIGSALTRSLTADGHEVVRLVRRAPRGKDEVRWDPDGQRMDAAGLAGCAAVVNLAGAGVASQRWTEAYKRKILDSRVRGTATLATAVASLDERPRVFVNGSAIGFYGETGDRVVDESAPPGEGFLPSVCVAWEGAAAPAREAGVRTVFARTGLVVAREGGAWGKLFPLFKAGLGGRMGDGRQYWSYISLHDEVAAIRHLIDTSSLSGPVNLTAPTPLTNREITEAMGRVLHRPTVFPTPAPLLRLALGGMSGDILGSQRVRPTRLLSSGFTFAFPSIEGALRAALH, encoded by the coding sequence ATGAACGACTCACCGCTCGCCCCGGATTCCCGTAGGTCCCGTGTCGCGATCGCCGGCGCGTCCGGCCTGATCGGTTCGGCACTGACGCGCTCCCTGACCGCGGACGGACACGAGGTGGTCCGCCTCGTACGGCGTGCGCCCCGCGGGAAGGACGAGGTGCGGTGGGATCCGGACGGGCAACGGATGGACGCCGCGGGGCTCGCCGGGTGCGCGGCGGTCGTCAATCTCGCGGGGGCGGGGGTCGCTTCGCAGCGGTGGACGGAGGCGTACAAGCGGAAGATCCTGGACAGCCGGGTGCGCGGGACGGCGACGCTGGCCACGGCGGTGGCCTCCCTCGACGAGCGGCCACGGGTGTTCGTCAACGGGAGTGCGATCGGGTTCTACGGCGAGACGGGCGACCGGGTGGTGGACGAGTCGGCACCGCCCGGGGAGGGATTCCTTCCCTCCGTGTGCGTGGCGTGGGAGGGGGCGGCGGCACCGGCGCGGGAGGCGGGTGTCCGTACCGTCTTCGCCCGTACGGGGCTGGTGGTGGCCCGTGAGGGCGGGGCGTGGGGGAAGCTCTTTCCGCTCTTCAAAGCGGGGCTCGGTGGGCGGATGGGGGACGGCCGCCAGTACTGGAGCTACATCTCCCTGCATGACGAGGTGGCCGCGATCCGGCATCTCATCGACACGTCGTCGCTGTCCGGGCCGGTGAACCTCACCGCGCCGACGCCCCTCACCAACCGGGAGATCACCGAGGCGATGGGGCGCGTCCTGCATCGGCCCACCGTCTTCCCCACCCCGGCTCCTCTCCTGCGCCTCGCCCTCGGCGGCATGTCCGGCGACATCCTGGGCAGCCAACGCGTCCGCCCCACCCGCCTGCTGTCCTCCGGCTTCACCTTCGCCTTCCCGTCGATCGAGGGAGCGTTGCGAGCGGCGCTGCACTGA
- a CDS encoding GNAT family N-acetyltransferase, translating into MPVPHIRIATLDDEDALGRLDRVTWSTQHAVMPRPQPPYEPFYNERFGPRDHHVAELDGVLVGYIRLGYPTPLACNSHVRQIQGLVVAEEARRAGVGRELLRAVMDGARRQGARRITLRVLGHNAPARKLYESEGFQVEGVLPEEFLLDGQYVDDVFMGRFL; encoded by the coding sequence ATGCCGGTACCGCACATACGCATCGCCACCCTCGACGACGAGGACGCGCTCGGCCGTCTCGACCGTGTCACCTGGTCGACCCAGCACGCCGTCATGCCGCGCCCCCAGCCGCCGTACGAACCCTTCTACAACGAGCGGTTCGGCCCCCGGGACCACCACGTCGCCGAACTCGACGGCGTCCTCGTCGGCTACATCCGGCTGGGCTATCCCACGCCCCTCGCCTGCAACTCCCACGTCCGGCAGATCCAGGGACTTGTCGTCGCCGAGGAGGCGCGCCGCGCGGGCGTAGGACGAGAGCTGCTGCGGGCCGTGATGGACGGGGCCCGACGGCAGGGCGCCCGACGGATCACGCTGCGCGTCCTCGGGCACAACGCCCCGGCACGGAAGCTGTACGAGTCCGAGGGCTTCCAGGTGGAGGGCGTCCTGCCCGAGGAGTTCCTGCTCGACGGCCAGTACGTCGACGACGTGTTCATGGGCCGCTTTCTCTGA